A stretch of the Desulforamulus ferrireducens genome encodes the following:
- a CDS encoding GntR family transcriptional regulator yields the protein MLVNNDIHMARYITIAADLAEHIVRGEYQEGQKIFGRSTLAGKYSVSPETIRRALTLLQEVGIVEVTAGVGVVVKSTESARKYLDDFDQRRVLAGLHEQLHDLIKERDRLNHEIDKLLEELMEHTLHLENKLTKIEEWKVLPDSPLVGQPLAKTKICKGKILAIQRKGMDDITDLTEDIIIENGDIFTIYGRLEPEAREGLVRV from the coding sequence ATGTTGGTGAATAATGATATTCATATGGCACGGTATATTACCATCGCCGCGGACTTGGCCGAACACATAGTTCGCGGGGAGTACCAGGAAGGTCAAAAGATCTTTGGTCGCTCTACCCTGGCAGGTAAATATAGTGTTTCCCCAGAAACCATTCGCCGGGCGTTAACCTTACTTCAAGAAGTAGGTATTGTGGAAGTAACCGCTGGTGTAGGTGTGGTTGTTAAATCCACCGAGTCGGCCAGAAAATATTTAGATGATTTTGATCAGCGCCGGGTTTTGGCCGGTCTGCATGAACAACTACATGATCTGATTAAAGAAAGAGATCGTTTAAACCACGAAATAGATAAGCTCCTGGAGGAATTAATGGAGCACACACTTCACTTAGAAAATAAACTAACTAAAATAGAAGAGTGGAAGGTGCTGCCGGATTCCCCTTTGGTGGGACAACCGCTGGCCAAAACTAAAATTTGCAAGGGTAAAATACTGGCTATCCAACGCAAAGGTATGGACGATATAACAGATTTAACTGAGGATATCATTATAGAAAATGGTGATATCTTTACCATATACGGACGACTTGAACCGGAAGCCCGGGAGGGATTGGTAAGAGTATAA
- a CDS encoding SIR2 family protein, giving the protein MSKVYVLGAGAAASYKGSYLKETSPVAKNFFQKAMRLLDIHQIRDRHFADEQLQYEEIFCFIEKLWGIPREDIGQSDLDMEEVLTLLNIEIEEDVDGRDRLLRAYEEYLLLMALTFDKILYGPPCPHHRAIARSLKPGDAIISFNYELLMDYALRDLKGATANWSIRDGYGIPCQDITHHKHHKNDNGQPSNVHLYKLHGSLNWLFCPQCGQLYSYDHSDEKGHSRIISGMANLIKCSTEHCCKHLSRVIIPPTLMKNYQSIPFIPDLWRQARGKLAQATEIIVIGYSFPPTDFRSNWMFRKAITQNKVLKRVVVVDSAEGYQLERLLAKHKSIFRVQEVDYYPDIDKFTEMLPLETNIG; this is encoded by the coding sequence GTGTCCAAGGTATATGTTCTAGGAGCAGGCGCAGCAGCATCCTATAAAGGTTCTTATTTAAAGGAAACCAGTCCGGTGGCGAAAAATTTTTTCCAAAAAGCCATGCGACTCCTTGATATACATCAAATAAGAGATCGCCATTTTGCGGACGAGCAGCTACAATATGAGGAAATCTTTTGCTTTATTGAAAAGTTATGGGGTATCCCGAGGGAAGACATTGGCCAGTCAGACCTGGATATGGAAGAGGTATTAACCCTCCTGAATATTGAAATTGAAGAGGATGTTGACGGTCGAGACAGGCTACTGAGGGCCTATGAAGAGTACTTATTACTAATGGCCTTAACCTTTGACAAAATACTCTATGGCCCACCTTGTCCCCATCATCGGGCTATTGCCAGATCCCTCAAACCAGGAGACGCCATTATATCCTTTAATTACGAGTTACTTATGGACTATGCCCTGAGGGATCTAAAGGGAGCAACAGCTAATTGGAGCATCCGGGATGGTTACGGTATTCCCTGTCAGGATATCACCCACCATAAGCATCATAAAAATGACAATGGGCAACCTTCCAACGTACATCTTTATAAGCTGCATGGCTCATTAAACTGGCTCTTTTGTCCCCAATGTGGACAGCTTTATAGCTATGACCATAGCGATGAAAAGGGTCATAGCAGAATTATCAGCGGTATGGCCAATTTGATCAAATGCTCCACAGAACACTGTTGCAAGCATTTAAGCAGAGTTATTATCCCACCAACCCTAATGAAAAACTATCAATCCATACCCTTTATTCCTGATTTATGGCGACAGGCCCGGGGGAAGTTGGCCCAGGCAACGGAAATTATTGTTATTGGCTATTCCTTTCCTCCCACTGATTTTCGCTCAAATTGGATGTTTCGTAAGGCTATCACCCAAAACAAGGTGTTAAAAAGGGTGGTGGTAGTAGACAGTGCCGAGGGTTACCAGCTGGAAAGGTTGCTGGCCAAACACAAAAGTATTTTCCGCGTGCAAGAAGTGGATTACTATCCAGATATTGATAAATTTACTGAGATGCTACCTCTAGAAACAAACATTGGTTGA
- the eam gene encoding glutamate 2,3-aminomutase encodes MSVIWKQDQEVVAKDKRKIALKRAKELKAHIEDYLQNKQNIPDGFEIQEAYNLAKGKLLKYFNASEEQWNNWHWQMANRIRDVEVLGDIIDLTPEERDAVEKVGKQYRWAVSPYYLALAMVGGKGGAIWLQAIPSIEEVKDRYGVEDPMGEEYTSPAPGITRRYPDRLIINVTNQCAMYCRHCQRRRNIGEVDVHKPRKVLEAALQYIRENKEIRDVLITGGDALLLSDQQLDWLLGELHNIPHVEIKRIGTRTPVTMPQRITPELCEVLEKYPPIYINSQFNHPLEVTPEAKQACDRLIKAGVVLGNQAVLLKNVNNQPDVMKRLNQSLLKIRVRPYYIFHAKSVKGTRHFITGVDEGLAIMEQLRGYTSGLAVPTYIINAPNGYGKTPILPQYVIENKNNHITLRTWEKRIIPYQISS; translated from the coding sequence TTGTCAGTAATTTGGAAGCAGGATCAAGAAGTTGTAGCAAAGGACAAAAGAAAAATTGCCTTAAAAAGAGCTAAAGAACTTAAGGCACATATTGAGGATTATTTGCAAAACAAACAGAATATCCCGGATGGATTTGAAATCCAAGAGGCCTACAACTTGGCCAAAGGCAAGCTGTTAAAGTACTTTAATGCCAGTGAGGAACAATGGAATAATTGGCATTGGCAAATGGCTAATCGCATTCGTGATGTAGAGGTATTGGGTGATATCATAGATCTCACACCCGAAGAAAGGGATGCGGTAGAAAAGGTAGGGAAACAATACCGTTGGGCAGTTTCTCCCTACTATCTGGCACTGGCCATGGTAGGTGGTAAGGGAGGAGCCATCTGGCTGCAGGCAATTCCTAGCATAGAAGAAGTAAAGGATCGCTACGGTGTAGAAGATCCCATGGGTGAAGAATATACCTCGCCAGCTCCTGGCATTACCAGACGCTACCCCGATCGTTTAATAATTAACGTAACTAACCAATGTGCTATGTACTGTCGTCATTGTCAGAGAAGAAGAAACATTGGTGAAGTTGATGTACACAAGCCCCGCAAGGTATTGGAAGCTGCATTGCAATATATCCGAGAGAATAAAGAGATCCGTGATGTACTGATTACCGGTGGAGACGCCCTGTTATTATCTGATCAACAACTTGATTGGTTACTGGGAGAATTGCACAACATTCCCCACGTGGAAATTAAGAGAATTGGTACCAGAACTCCTGTAACCATGCCCCAAAGAATTACCCCGGAGCTATGTGAAGTTCTCGAGAAATATCCGCCCATTTACATTAACTCCCAGTTTAATCATCCCTTGGAGGTTACTCCCGAAGCCAAACAAGCTTGTGACAGGCTGATTAAAGCCGGGGTTGTCCTGGGCAATCAGGCGGTTTTACTAAAGAATGTGAATAACCAGCCGGATGTTATGAAACGATTAAACCAGAGCTTGCTTAAAATTCGGGTAAGGCCCTACTATATTTTCCACGCTAAGTCGGTAAAAGGAACCCGGCACTTTATTACCGGGGTGGATGAGGGCCTGGCCATTATGGAGCAACTGAGGGGCTATACCTCGGGTTTGGCAGTTCCCACCTATATTATTAATGCCCCTAACGGCTACGGTAAGACACCTATCTTGCCTCAATATGTAATCGAAAATAAAAACAACCACATAACCTTGCGCACCTGGGAAAAACGCATTATTCCCTATCAGATTAGCAGTTAG
- the hydG gene encoding [FeFe] hydrogenase H-cluster radical SAM maturase HydG: protein MAVNKAKVYNGQWEPADFINEEQINQMLEEGKKATREEVRAIIEKAREAKGLTPQEVAVLLQNEDQELLNLMYQVASEIKLKIYGKRLVLFAPLYISDHCVNNCVYCGYRRDNGFKRRKLTQEEVAEEVKILESLGHKRLAVEAGEHPGECPIEYVLETLKTIYSIKFDNGSIRRCNINIAATTIENYKKLKEAGIGTYILFQETYHRETYKKMHPSGPKADYDWHTTAHDRAMLAGIDDVGFGALFGLYDYKFEVMGLMMHALHLEERFGVGPHTISVPRLRPARGVNYDNFPYLVNDEQFMKLIAIIRLAVPYTGMIISTRERPEYRDMLLNYGISQISAGSCTGVGGYKRELERQQCQAQGGNCGCGEEDAPQFYVDDHRSPDEVLRSICQSGWLPSYCTACYRKGRTGDRFMALAKSGEIQNVCQPNAILTFKEYLLDYATPETRAVGEETIRQQLEEISNPQIRKITEERLKQIEAGERDLYF from the coding sequence ATGGCAGTTAACAAGGCTAAGGTTTATAACGGACAATGGGAACCGGCAGATTTTATTAATGAAGAACAAATTAACCAGATGTTAGAAGAGGGTAAAAAGGCTACCCGGGAGGAAGTCAGAGCAATTATAGAAAAGGCCAGGGAAGCCAAAGGCTTAACTCCCCAGGAAGTTGCAGTTTTACTGCAAAATGAAGATCAAGAGCTGCTGAATTTGATGTATCAGGTGGCCAGTGAAATTAAGCTGAAGATCTATGGTAAGCGCCTGGTGCTCTTTGCTCCCCTCTATATCAGCGATCACTGTGTGAATAACTGTGTCTATTGTGGTTACCGCAGAGATAATGGGTTTAAACGTCGCAAGTTAACTCAGGAGGAAGTGGCGGAAGAAGTTAAAATCTTAGAATCCCTGGGCCACAAGAGACTGGCTGTGGAGGCAGGGGAACACCCCGGGGAATGCCCCATTGAGTATGTACTGGAAACCCTGAAAACCATTTATAGCATAAAATTCGATAACGGCAGTATCCGCCGCTGCAATATTAATATCGCTGCTACCACCATTGAAAATTACAAAAAACTTAAGGAAGCCGGCATTGGTACCTACATTTTGTTCCAGGAAACCTATCACCGGGAAACCTACAAAAAAATGCATCCCAGCGGACCTAAGGCAGACTATGACTGGCACACCACTGCCCACGACCGGGCTATGCTGGCTGGCATTGATGATGTAGGATTTGGGGCGTTATTCGGCCTGTATGATTATAAGTTTGAGGTAATGGGTCTGATGATGCATGCCTTGCATCTGGAAGAACGCTTTGGTGTGGGTCCCCACACAATCTCAGTACCTCGTTTGCGACCTGCCCGGGGAGTGAACTATGATAACTTCCCCTATCTGGTCAATGATGAGCAATTTATGAAACTTATCGCCATTATTCGTCTGGCAGTTCCTTACACCGGTATGATTATTTCCACCCGTGAGCGTCCGGAATATCGGGATATGCTGTTAAACTACGGTATCTCCCAAATTTCTGCCGGTTCCTGTACCGGTGTCGGGGGCTACAAAAGAGAACTGGAAAGACAGCAGTGTCAAGCCCAGGGTGGTAATTGTGGCTGTGGAGAAGAGGATGCACCGCAATTTTATGTAGATGACCACCGGAGTCCTGACGAAGTTCTGCGCAGTATTTGCCAGTCCGGTTGGCTGCCCAGTTATTGCACTGCCTGCTACCGGAAAGGACGTACCGGTGACCGTTTTATGGCTCTGGCTAAAAGCGGGGAGATTCAAAATGTCTGCCAACCTAATGCCATCCTCACCTTCAAAGAGTACCTCCTTGATTATGCCACTCCGGAAACCAGAGCAGTGGGGGAAGAAACCATTCGTCAACAACTGGAGGAAATTAGCAACCCGCAAATTCGCAAGATCACTGAGGAACGGCTGAAGCAAATCGAAGCAGGTGAAAGGGACCTTTATTTCTAG
- a CDS encoding response regulator produces MRNVVELLTRDEDVIYQRIINYAKAGGFTRYSSTRPEDWRLSVRQLILSLVIFLSESNHGDITVDTDFNNHPVTLSGIKIARQHRARGITLKMFMGMFKYYRRAYLEYIQDSNLAPEEKKAALKAVELFFDLYEIGFCSEWAGEGLESRLTELQETNQLLTNEKNKLRTIFESMTECVFVVNSQMEITEINAAAAAYFGVNPEDVIGMHCSSLMGCKCALEDCQLYQAMKTGGCYKDVEVTINTKRGRRQLLTSGSFLHDISGKYAGGVQVFEDVTERNLMQQTLSLHMQANNSSIECVTIFDESAQLIYANPVARELFQRSEEELMNLGIKEVYHGGEKLLLSLIRGEAWRGELTQIGYILYVHANPIRLPNGKIIGFYVAARDITDHKIVQLKLQQAREENEREAAKLRAIISIMNAAIALVDANDVITEVNEHCAALVGLTRDDIIGKKVWEIHKGEALPKVLSIIEEYRMNPNHPPRTITRRINNMDVILNIQPVYREQTYDGILLMVVDITEVIEAKRQAEQARLAAEKANQAKSEFLANMSHEIRTPMNGILGFAEVLMQQRLNEQQKESVKIIQQCGEQLMELINDILDLSKIESGKLILEETDFSLRKLVHEAVSVVEPKLLEKNVEMKISIESDLPDHFKGDPTRIRQVLSNLLSNAAKFTHQGFVKLSISHVISEDGKFNLKFSVQDTGIGINRDKFKLIFDAFTQADGSTTRKYGGTGLGLTISKSLTQLMGGEMTVESQENKGSTFSFTVPAKQVEEPHVLHQVEKGQNSGVVLVVEDDWSTKQLIVNYLERAGYEVITTQQGKQALTLTKIYHPDVVILDILLPDLNGWEILQRLKMQEESRDIPIIVCSIVPEKERAFSLGAVDFLEKPVAENILLERLGKLINSTAKAKHIVIVDDDNNALQYLKKVVSGAGYVTHEFLQAEEALAYIQSGGQVQAIILDLMMPEMDGFEFLDQVREKPEFKNIPVIINTGKELTPEDYRKLNDKYEKILNKRMVQPEVLLEELASLVRSRVENMELMAKARTKEFSILLVEDNHFNQKLMLQLLSDDYNVTVAENGQQALERLVEGKFDLVLMDMQMPIMDGYEATRRIRQEEKYRDLPIIALTAHAMKGDYEKCINAGCNDYLAKPVKRDTILKKIKQYLKESLSSTKKLRIRDKGIESLVPWYLQDLSEEMEKLKIAAKTNDFTTARYIGHGLKGSGGSYGFPEFSTIGAAIEKAAASEDANLVRKLVAELRELYTKILEEEL; encoded by the coding sequence GTGAGAAATGTGGTCGAGCTACTAACTCGTGATGAGGATGTAATATATCAAAGGATTATAAACTATGCCAAGGCTGGAGGGTTTACCCGCTACAGTTCTACCCGCCCGGAAGATTGGCGCTTGTCAGTTCGACAACTTATTTTATCTCTGGTGATTTTTCTAAGTGAATCAAACCACGGAGATATAACTGTGGATACGGATTTCAACAACCATCCCGTAACTCTTTCAGGCATAAAAATTGCTCGCCAGCACAGAGCCAGGGGTATTACCCTGAAAATGTTTATGGGTATGTTTAAATATTATCGACGTGCCTACCTGGAGTATATACAAGATAGTAATTTAGCGCCAGAAGAAAAAAAGGCAGCCTTAAAGGCTGTGGAGCTTTTTTTTGACCTTTACGAAATAGGTTTTTGCAGTGAATGGGCTGGAGAAGGACTAGAATCTCGGTTGACTGAACTGCAGGAAACCAACCAACTACTTACTAATGAAAAGAATAAACTTCGCACCATTTTTGAAAGCATGACAGAATGTGTTTTTGTGGTAAACTCGCAAATGGAAATTACTGAGATTAATGCAGCAGCCGCAGCCTATTTCGGGGTTAATCCGGAGGATGTAATTGGCATGCATTGTTCCAGTTTAATGGGTTGCAAGTGTGCCCTGGAGGACTGTCAACTTTATCAGGCTATGAAAACCGGTGGCTGCTACAAGGATGTGGAGGTAACAATCAATACCAAGCGGGGACGCAGGCAACTATTGACCAGCGGTTCTTTTTTGCATGATATCAGTGGTAAATATGCTGGAGGAGTACAGGTATTTGAAGATGTAACTGAGCGCAATTTAATGCAGCAAACCTTGAGTTTGCATATGCAGGCCAATAATAGTTCCATTGAGTGTGTGACAATTTTTGACGAAAGTGCCCAGCTAATCTACGCCAACCCTGTGGCAAGGGAGCTTTTTCAACGTTCCGAAGAAGAATTAATGAATTTGGGTATTAAGGAAGTATATCATGGTGGAGAAAAGCTGCTCTTATCTTTGATTAGAGGGGAAGCTTGGCGTGGTGAACTAACTCAGATTGGTTATATCCTATATGTCCATGCCAACCCCATTCGTTTGCCTAACGGAAAAATAATTGGTTTTTACGTAGCTGCCAGGGATATTACTGACCACAAAATTGTTCAACTAAAATTACAACAGGCCAGGGAGGAAAACGAGCGGGAAGCAGCCAAGCTCAGGGCAATTATATCCATTATGAATGCTGCCATTGCTTTGGTGGATGCCAATGATGTAATAACTGAAGTAAATGAACATTGTGCGGCACTGGTTGGCTTAACCAGGGACGATATTATTGGCAAGAAGGTATGGGAAATACACAAGGGGGAAGCGCTGCCCAAGGTTCTTTCCATTATAGAAGAGTATCGTATGAATCCCAATCATCCCCCGCGAACCATTACCCGACGCATAAATAATATGGATGTTATTTTGAACATCCAACCGGTTTACCGGGAGCAGACCTATGATGGTATCCTCCTGATGGTGGTAGATATTACTGAGGTTATTGAGGCCAAACGACAAGCAGAACAAGCCCGTTTGGCTGCAGAAAAGGCCAATCAGGCTAAGTCTGAGTTTTTAGCCAATATGAGCCATGAAATAAGAACCCCCATGAACGGTATTTTAGGTTTTGCAGAAGTATTAATGCAACAACGATTGAATGAGCAACAAAAGGAAAGTGTCAAGATCATTCAACAATGCGGCGAACAATTGATGGAGCTGATTAATGATATATTAGACCTCTCTAAAATCGAATCAGGGAAACTAATTTTAGAAGAAACAGATTTCAGTTTGCGTAAGTTAGTTCATGAAGCGGTAAGCGTAGTGGAACCGAAATTATTAGAAAAAAATGTAGAAATGAAGATAAGTATCGAGTCTGACCTGCCGGACCATTTTAAAGGGGATCCCACCAGGATTAGACAGGTATTAAGTAATCTGCTTTCCAACGCTGCCAAATTTACCCACCAGGGATTTGTAAAGCTGTCAATCAGCCACGTTATTTCGGAAGACGGTAAATTTAATTTGAAATTCTCCGTACAGGATACGGGCATAGGTATTAACAGGGATAAATTTAAGCTGATATTTGATGCCTTCACTCAGGCGGACGGCTCAACCACCAGAAAATATGGTGGCACAGGTCTGGGACTTACCATCAGTAAAAGTTTGACCCAGTTAATGGGTGGGGAAATGACTGTGGAAAGCCAAGAAAATAAAGGTTCTACCTTCTCCTTTACGGTGCCGGCTAAGCAAGTGGAAGAGCCCCATGTTTTGCATCAGGTAGAAAAGGGACAAAATAGCGGTGTGGTTTTGGTGGTTGAGGATGATTGGTCCACCAAGCAGCTAATCGTCAATTACCTGGAAAGGGCAGGCTACGAAGTAATAACCACCCAACAGGGCAAACAAGCCTTAACTTTGACCAAGATATATCATCCAGATGTGGTTATTCTAGATATCCTGTTACCGGATCTCAACGGTTGGGAAATTTTGCAAAGACTTAAAATGCAGGAGGAGAGCCGGGATATCCCCATTATTGTCTGTTCCATTGTTCCAGAGAAAGAGCGGGCATTTTCCTTGGGAGCGGTAGATTTTCTGGAGAAACCCGTGGCTGAAAATATTTTACTAGAAAGGCTTGGGAAACTAATTAACAGTACGGCAAAGGCCAAGCATATTGTGATAGTTGACGATGATAACAATGCGCTGCAGTATTTAAAAAAGGTTGTTAGTGGTGCTGGTTATGTGACCCATGAATTTCTCCAGGCAGAGGAAGCATTAGCTTATATCCAAAGCGGGGGACAGGTCCAGGCCATTATTTTAGATCTGATGATGCCAGAGATGGATGGTTTTGAATTCTTAGACCAAGTACGGGAAAAGCCGGAATTTAAAAATATACCTGTCATAATCAATACCGGTAAGGAACTAACTCCGGAAGACTACCGGAAGTTGAACGACAAATATGAGAAAATACTAAACAAGCGGATGGTACAACCAGAGGTATTATTGGAAGAACTTGCTTCTTTGGTCAGAAGTCGTGTGGAAAACATGGAATTAATGGCAAAGGCCAGAACCAAAGAGTTTAGTATTTTATTAGTTGAGGATAATCATTTCAACCAAAAATTAATGCTGCAGTTATTGTCCGATGATTACAATGTTACTGTGGCAGAGAATGGGCAGCAGGCCTTGGAAAGATTGGTCGAGGGTAAATTTGATCTGGTTTTGATGGATATGCAAATGCCCATCATGGATGGCTATGAGGCCACCAGACGTATTCGCCAAGAGGAAAAGTACCGTGACTTACCCATCATAGCTTTAACAGCCCATGCCATGAAGGGCGATTATGAGAAGTGCATTAATGCGGGTTGTAATGATTACTTAGCTAAACCGGTTAAGAGAGATACTATCCTCAAAAAGATTAAACAATATCTTAAAGAGAGCCTTTCGTCCACGAAAAAACTACGCATCAGGGATAAAGGCATAGAGAGCCTGGTACCCTGGTACTTACAGGATCTGTCCGAAGAAATGGAAAAGTTAAAAATTGCTGCCAAGACAAATGATTTTACAACCGCCCGCTATATTGGCCATGGCTTAAAGGGCTCTGGGGGTTCCTACGGTTTTCCGGAATTTTCTACCATTGGGGCCGCCATTGAAAAGGCCGCCGCCAGTGAGGATGCCAATCTGGTGAGGAAACTGGTGGCAGAACTGCGGGAACTCTATACCAAAATACTAGAAGAAGAACTCTGA